One stretch of Akkermansia sp. RCC_12PD DNA includes these proteins:
- a CDS encoding prolipoprotein diacylglyceryl transferase family protein: MRMIQFFKKLLSGRCFYAFVFCVFIPCLLWSGARAWEPFMKLEPIHSTAAGMTAVLAGAILMGGSMMALKKQGGGLPMNAFPPPRFVSSGFYGLVPHPIYVGFCLACAGISLWTGSAAGLYVMTPLAVMGCLAIVWGYERLDLIRRFGTSAPPTLAGLPPNTDEPAGWHRRCTGLVLIGAFWAAAYYGGALTRVTEGAPDCRVFGESGNVVSESAVWVYQSIYIIVPLVLLFFSNTCRRLRRMEVMVYGCFGLGLFLFLMIPFSCPLKEFQPETLAGHALLLDRRELPDCCVAFPSFHVLWALITAFFLWRDVSRPAGIAAFFWAAALAWSCVATGMHGWLDVLGALGVFLLVAGYRRTAAFLLKLAERLANSWTSWRFGPYRIINHAVYVFLAAFFGYVLSTALAGEAYGGAVAVVALCSLAGAGLWAQIVEGSSRLLRPFGYYGSVLGGLAGVALAAVLQPLMSPGEPFNGWVLFGAMAVSSPWVQAIGRLRCLVQGCCHGHPVSPEHASWGIVHENPASRVCRLTEWRGIPLHPTPLYSIGFNLLSGWILVRLWYGGMPAGLLIGLYFMLSGLSRFVEEAYRGEPQTLRHAGLSDYQWLSVGFAVLAFVFWNIPSSMIPVPAPEWHVSSLLPGVLLGLLYAFCMSTDFPDSNKRFARLTS, from the coding sequence ATGCGTATGATCCAATTTTTTAAAAAGCTGCTGTCCGGGCGGTGCTTCTACGCATTCGTCTTCTGCGTTTTCATTCCCTGCCTGCTTTGGAGCGGTGCACGGGCGTGGGAGCCGTTCATGAAGCTGGAGCCCATCCATTCCACGGCGGCGGGCATGACCGCAGTTTTGGCCGGGGCCATTCTGATGGGAGGTTCCATGATGGCCCTGAAAAAACAGGGAGGCGGTCTTCCCATGAATGCCTTTCCTCCCCCCCGGTTCGTCTCCTCCGGATTTTACGGATTAGTTCCCCATCCGATTTACGTGGGATTCTGCCTGGCCTGTGCGGGCATCTCTCTGTGGACGGGATCGGCCGCCGGGCTGTATGTGATGACTCCGCTGGCCGTCATGGGGTGCCTCGCCATTGTCTGGGGCTATGAGCGGTTGGATTTGATCCGCCGCTTTGGAACATCCGCTCCGCCTACGCTGGCGGGACTGCCGCCGAATACGGATGAGCCGGCCGGATGGCACAGAAGGTGTACGGGCCTTGTCTTGATAGGGGCGTTCTGGGCTGCCGCGTATTATGGCGGAGCCTTGACGCGCGTGACGGAAGGCGCTCCGGATTGCCGCGTGTTCGGAGAATCCGGGAACGTGGTTTCAGAAAGCGCCGTCTGGGTTTACCAGAGCATTTACATCATCGTTCCTCTTGTCCTTCTGTTTTTTTCCAATACCTGCCGGAGGCTGAGGCGCATGGAGGTGATGGTGTACGGCTGTTTTGGCCTGGGGCTGTTTTTGTTCCTGATGATCCCTTTTTCCTGCCCCCTTAAGGAGTTCCAGCCGGAGACGCTGGCCGGGCATGCCCTGCTGCTGGACCGCCGGGAATTGCCTGACTGTTGCGTGGCTTTTCCTTCCTTTCACGTGCTGTGGGCCTTGATTACCGCCTTCTTCCTGTGGCGTGACGTTTCACGACCGGCCGGAATTGCCGCCTTTTTCTGGGCCGCCGCCCTGGCCTGGAGTTGCGTTGCCACGGGGATGCACGGCTGGCTGGATGTTCTCGGCGCCCTGGGGGTCTTTCTTCTGGTTGCCGGATATCGCCGCACGGCCGCTTTTTTGCTGAAGCTTGCTGAACGCCTTGCCAATTCCTGGACCAGCTGGAGGTTTGGCCCCTACCGCATCATCAATCATGCCGTATACGTATTTCTTGCCGCCTTTTTCGGGTATGTTCTTTCTACAGCCCTGGCCGGAGAAGCCTACGGAGGTGCCGTTGCTGTCGTGGCGCTGTGCTCTCTGGCCGGAGCCGGGCTGTGGGCACAAATCGTCGAAGGGTCTTCCAGGCTGTTGAGGCCTTTTGGTTATTACGGCTCTGTTCTCGGGGGATTGGCCGGAGTGGCTCTCGCCGCCGTTCTGCAGCCCCTCATGTCTCCAGGGGAGCCCTTCAACGGCTGGGTCCTGTTCGGAGCCATGGCCGTGTCCTCCCCGTGGGTCCAGGCCATCGGGCGGCTGCGCTGCCTTGTCCAGGGATGCTGCCACGGACATCCCGTCTCTCCTGAACACGCCTCATGGGGTATTGTCCATGAAAATCCGGCCTCACGCGTATGCAGATTGACGGAATGGAGGGGAATTCCGCTTCATCCCACACCGCTGTATTCCATAGGCTTTAATCTCCTTTCCGGCTGGATTCTGGTGCGCCTGTGGTATGGCGGGATGCCTGCCGGGCTGCTGATTGGGCTTTATTTCATGCTCTCCGGGCTTTCCCGGTTCGTGGAAGAAGCTTACCGCGGAGAGCCTCAGACCCTTCGCCATGCGGGGCTTTCCGACTATCAGTGGCTCTCTGTCGGATTCGCGGTACTGGCCTTTGTTTTCTGGAACATTCCCTCTTCCATGATTCCCGTTCCGGCACCGGAATGGCACGTTTCCTCCCTGCTTCCGGGAGTATTGCTGGGATTGCTTTATGCGTTCTGCATGAGTACGGATTTTCCCGACTCCAACAAGAGGTTTGCCCGGCTTACTTCGTGA
- the pflA gene encoding pyruvate formate-lyase-activating protein, with translation MPQPFPQNPVPGGESAAAGLVHSVESCGTVDGPGIRFVLFLSGCSLRCRYCHNPDASCVRRGRNRSAADVLEEIARYRDFLLAAGGGVTLSGGDPLFQPDFSKAVLKGCKGLGLHTCLDTSGHLGRNADEDMLADTDMVLLDIKAWNPEQYKALTGGELRPTLQFAERLAALRKPVWLRYVLVPGLTDNMEDIAELSRHAARLGNVERVDVLPFHQMGRFKWDELNLEYTLKDVPEPSAELTEQARHVFRREGFPDCVH, from the coding sequence ATGCCCCAGCCCTTTCCCCAGAACCCGGTCCCGGGTGGTGAATCCGCCGCCGCTGGTCTGGTCCATTCCGTGGAATCCTGCGGCACGGTGGACGGCCCCGGCATCCGCTTCGTCCTCTTCCTGTCCGGGTGCAGCCTGCGCTGCCGCTATTGCCACAACCCGGACGCCTCCTGCGTGCGCCGGGGCCGGAACAGAAGCGCGGCGGACGTTCTGGAAGAAATAGCCCGTTACCGGGATTTCCTGCTGGCGGCGGGCGGAGGCGTCACCCTATCCGGAGGCGATCCCCTTTTTCAACCGGACTTTTCCAAAGCCGTGCTGAAGGGATGCAAAGGCCTGGGCCTGCACACCTGCCTGGACACCTCCGGCCACCTGGGACGGAATGCGGATGAAGACATGCTGGCGGACACGGACATGGTCCTGCTGGACATCAAGGCATGGAACCCGGAACAGTACAAGGCCCTGACAGGCGGGGAACTGCGCCCTACCCTGCAATTCGCGGAACGCCTGGCCGCCCTCCGCAAACCCGTCTGGCTCCGGTACGTGCTGGTTCCCGGCCTCACGGACAACATGGAAGACATCGCGGAGCTCTCCCGCCATGCGGCGCGCCTGGGCAACGTGGAACGCGTGGACGTGCTGCCCTTCCACCAGATGGGACGCTTCAAGTGGGATGAACTGAATCTGGAGTACACCTTGAAGGACGTTCCGGAACCGTCCGCGGAACTGACGGAACAGGCGCGCCATGTTTTCCGCCGGGAAGGGTTCCCGGACTGCGTGCATTAA